A genomic window from Flintibacter sp. KGMB00164 includes:
- a CDS encoding dicarboxylate/amino acid:cation symporter, with protein MKEYLFGKKYLPHRSMIALVLGIVAGLLFYDFAVWVEPFGTAFMNLIKMLIVPVVLFSIASGIAAIGDVNKLKRVGLKVLLVYVVMTVGACLIGIAVVHVFNPGVGFDTTGLTAFDASEVTTPSFSAFLMDMIPTNIVAAMADQDIMKLVFFTVILGVALVLLGDKVKPFTDFMNAGATLTYKMLDIVMIYSPIGIFALMANVTAVYGPQLFGNLAKFVATDWTGCLLIWLIYSLITKAYTKINYRGMCKEMIPIWVNTVATNSSSGTIPITMEATRRLQIPNSIASFSIPLGATINLTGAALYKTVLAFFVAQIYGLQLTMSQIIMVITISTLMSIAAPGIPGGGIVTGAIFLELLGLPMDLMGPISGMYRLIDMSHTTVNVSGDVLGTMLVAKNEHLWTGEDYNKTMVSK; from the coding sequence ATGAAAGAATACTTGTTTGGTAAAAAGTATCTACCCCACCGCTCAATGATTGCACTGGTTCTTGGTATTGTTGCTGGCCTTCTGTTTTATGATTTTGCTGTTTGGGTGGAACCATTTGGAACCGCTTTTATGAATTTGATCAAAATGTTGATCGTACCGGTAGTTCTTTTCAGTATTGCCAGTGGCATTGCAGCCATTGGTGACGTAAATAAGCTGAAGCGCGTTGGATTAAAGGTGCTGCTGGTTTATGTAGTCATGACCGTCGGGGCCTGCTTGATCGGTATTGCCGTAGTACATGTTTTTAATCCGGGTGTAGGTTTCGATACGACTGGTCTTACAGCCTTTGATGCCTCGGAAGTGACGACGCCTTCCTTCTCGGCCTTCCTGATGGATATGATTCCTACCAATATTGTTGCAGCTATGGCCGACCAGGACATTATGAAGCTGGTGTTCTTTACCGTAATTTTGGGTGTTGCATTAGTGCTCTTGGGCGACAAAGTAAAGCCATTTACTGATTTTATGAATGCGGGCGCAACACTTACCTACAAAATGCTGGATATTGTAATGATCTATTCTCCTATTGGTATCTTTGCGTTGATGGCTAATGTTACTGCAGTGTATGGACCACAGCTGTTTGGCAACTTGGCAAAGTTTGTGGCTACTGACTGGACTGGATGCTTGCTGATCTGGCTGATTTATAGTTTGATCACAAAAGCCTATACGAAGATTAATTACCGCGGAATGTGTAAAGAGATGATTCCTATTTGGGTCAATACTGTGGCAACAAACTCCAGTTCCGGTACCATTCCCATTACCATGGAGGCTACTCGGCGGCTTCAGATTCCGAACAGCATTGCTTCCTTCTCTATTCCGTTGGGTGCTACGATCAACCTGACAGGTGCAGCTTTGTACAAGACGGTTTTGGCTTTCTTTGTAGCTCAGATTTACGGTCTGCAGTTGACTATGTCTCAGATTATCATGGTTATTACCATTTCTACACTGATGTCTATTGCAGCGCCTGGTATTCCTGGCGGAGGAATCGTGACTGGCGCCATCTTCCTGGAATTGCTGGGCCTGCCCATGGATCTTATGGGTCCCATTTCTGGTATGTATCGTTTGATCGATATGTCTCACACTACGGTCAATGTTTCGGGTGATGTTCTGGGTACTATGTTGGTGGCTAAAAACGAACACCTGTGGACGGGTGAAGATTACAATAAGACAATGGTAAGCAAGTGA
- a CDS encoding RraA family protein gives MAVGNRVFLKRPMPSQELLDGFAGLPAANIADTMGRSCAMNPRIKLMSGFQGIMVGPALTVKARAGDNLFLHQALDMAQPGDIIVVSNDEDQTRSLMGEIMFTYAKYQRKLGGLVLDGPIRDVDAVRQMDLPVYANGSTPGGPHKEGPGEINVPIACGGVSVNPGDIIVADADGIIVIPLKDAPAVLEAAKKFHQQDEAKVEAAKNGTSNRAWVMKTLQAKNTEFIDGAYGE, from the coding sequence ATGGCAGTTGGAAATCGTGTGTTTTTAAAGCGGCCCATGCCAAGCCAGGAACTGTTGGATGGCTTTGCAGGGCTGCCCGCGGCAAACATTGCCGATACCATGGGGCGCTCCTGCGCCATGAATCCCAGAATCAAGCTTATGAGCGGCTTTCAGGGGATCATGGTGGGTCCGGCGCTGACGGTAAAAGCCAGAGCGGGCGACAACCTGTTTCTCCATCAGGCGCTGGACATGGCTCAGCCGGGTGACATCATTGTGGTGTCCAACGATGAGGATCAGACCCGGTCTTTGATGGGTGAGATCATGTTTACCTATGCCAAGTACCAGCGTAAGCTGGGCGGGCTGGTGCTGGATGGCCCCATTCGGGATGTGGACGCGGTGCGGCAGATGGATCTGCCGGTCTATGCCAACGGTTCTACCCCTGGCGGCCCCCATAAAGAGGGACCCGGGGAGATCAATGTGCCCATTGCCTGCGGCGGAGTGAGTGTGAATCCGGGCGACATCATTGTGGCTGACGCCGACGGCATTATTGTGATTCCGCTGAAAGACGCCCCGGCTGTGCTGGAGGCGGCGAAGAAGTTCCATCAGCAGGATGAGGCCAAGGTGGAGGCAGCCAAAAATGGAACCTCCAACCGTGCCTGGGTGATGAAGACCCTGCAGGCAAAGAATACGGAGTTTATTGATGGAGCGTATGGAGAATAA
- the rimI gene encoding ribosomal protein S18-alanine N-acetyltransferase: MYYQIVPMDRSHIEQIARLEQACFSSPWTENMLADALFDTQASFIVAEDEEGNVLGYAGLHVIVDEGYIDNVAVEPDARRHGVASALLDVFCRFGEVNLAFLTLEVRASNQAAIALYEKHGFTQAGLRKNYYDKPREDAVLMTRYFEKQ; this comes from the coding sequence ATGTACTATCAAATCGTACCTATGGACCGCAGTCACATTGAGCAGATCGCCCGGCTGGAGCAGGCCTGCTTCTCCAGTCCCTGGACGGAGAACATGCTGGCCGACGCCCTGTTTGATACCCAGGCCAGCTTTATCGTGGCCGAAGATGAGGAGGGCAACGTACTGGGCTATGCTGGCCTGCACGTCATTGTAGATGAGGGGTACATCGACAACGTGGCGGTGGAACCCGACGCTCGCCGCCACGGGGTGGCCAGCGCCCTTTTGGACGTGTTCTGCCGCTTTGGCGAGGTAAACCTGGCTTTCCTCACCCTGGAGGTGCGTGCTTCCAACCAGGCGGCTATCGCCCTGTATGAGAAGCACGGATTTACTCAGGCAGGACTGCGGAAAAACTACTATGACAAGCCCAGGGAAGATGCGGTTCTTATGACCAGATATTTTGAAAAACAGTAA